In the Octadecabacter sp. SW4 genome, one interval contains:
- the ispH gene encoding 4-hydroxy-3-methylbut-2-enyl diphosphate reductase, giving the protein MTKAPLTLYLAAPRGFCAGVDRAIKIVEMALDKWGAPVFVRHEIVHNKYVVDDLRTKGAVFVEELDECPDDRPVIFSAHGVPKAVPAEAARREMVYVDATCPLVSKVHIEAERHNENGLQIIMIGHAGHPETIGTMGQLPPGQVVLVETVQDVATAVVRDPERLAFVTQTTLSMDDTAEIVTALYARFPDIIGPHKEDICYATTNRQEAVKAMAPKCDAMLVVGAPNSSNSQRLVEVGRKAGCAYSQLVMRAENIDWRALNGITSVGITAGASAPEVLINEVIDAFRDRYDVTVAMVETATENVEFKVPRVLREPA; this is encoded by the coding sequence ATGACAAAAGCACCCCTCACCTTATATCTGGCCGCGCCGCGCGGGTTTTGCGCGGGCGTGGATCGTGCCATCAAGATCGTCGAAATGGCGCTGGACAAATGGGGCGCGCCCGTCTTTGTGCGGCATGAAATCGTGCACAACAAATATGTGGTCGATGATCTGCGCACCAAAGGGGCCGTGTTCGTCGAGGAGCTTGATGAATGCCCCGATGACCGGCCCGTGATCTTTTCCGCGCACGGCGTCCCCAAGGCCGTCCCGGCCGAGGCCGCGCGCCGTGAGATGGTCTATGTGGATGCCACCTGCCCCTTGGTCAGCAAGGTCCATATCGAGGCCGAGCGGCACAACGAGAACGGCCTTCAGATCATCATGATCGGCCATGCGGGCCACCCCGAAACCATCGGCACGATGGGGCAACTGCCACCCGGTCAGGTCGTGCTGGTCGAAACTGTGCAGGACGTGGCAACCGCTGTCGTGCGTGACCCTGAACGCCTTGCTTTCGTGACCCAGACGACCCTGTCGATGGATGACACGGCGGAAATCGTTACCGCGCTTTATGCCCGCTTTCCTGATATCATCGGACCCCACAAGGAAGACATCTGTTACGCCACCACCAACCGTCAGGAGGCCGTCAAGGCGATGGCACCCAAATGCGATGCAATGCTGGTGGTGGGCGCCCCCAACTCATCCAATTCGCAACGTCTGGTCGAGGTCGGACGCAAGGCGGGCTGCGCCTATTCGCAACTTGTCATGCGGGCTGAAAACATCGACTGGCGTGCGCTGAACGGGATCACATCGGTCGGTATTACTGCGGGTGCCAGCGCCCCCGAGGTGCTGATCAATGAAGTGATCGACGCCTTCCGCGACCGCTATGATGTGACCGTCGCGATGGTCGAGACTGCCACGGAAAACGTCGAATTCAAAGTGCCGCGCGTGTTGCGGGAACCTGCGTGA
- a CDS encoding NYN domain-containing protein, which yields MFYRDERLALFIDGSNLYAASKSLGFDIDYKLLRAEFMRRGKMLRAFYYTALLENDEYSPIRPLVDWLHYNGFTMVTKPAKEYTDSMGRRKVKGNMDIELAVDAMELAAHVDHIVIFSGDGDFRPLVEALQRKGVRVSVVSTIRSQPPMIADELRRQCDNFIELDELRDVVGRPPREPRPEEATEMVSQDD from the coding sequence ATGTTCTACCGTGACGAGCGTCTGGCGCTCTTCATTGACGGGTCGAATCTCTATGCCGCCAGCAAGTCACTTGGCTTTGATATCGACTATAAACTACTGCGGGCCGAATTTATGCGACGCGGCAAGATGCTGCGTGCCTTTTACTACACGGCCTTGCTGGAAAACGACGAATATTCGCCGATCCGTCCACTTGTCGACTGGCTGCATTACAACGGCTTTACGATGGTGACCAAACCGGCCAAGGAATACACAGATTCGATGGGCCGCCGTAAGGTCAAGGGCAACATGGACATTGAATTGGCCGTAGACGCAATGGAGCTGGCCGCGCATGTCGATCACATCGTGATCTTCTCGGGTGACGGTGATTTTCGTCCGCTGGTCGAAGCGCTTCAGCGCAAGGGCGTGCGTGTTTCGGTCGTGTCCACGATCCGCAGCCAGCCGCCGATGATCGCCGATGAACTTCGTCGTCAGTGCGATAACTTTATCGAGCTGGACGAGTTACGTGATGTCGTCGGGCGCCCCCCGCGCGAGCCGCGCCCCGAGGAAGCCACCGAAATGGTCTCACAAGACGATTGA
- a CDS encoding DUF3429 domain-containing protein, whose product MRHIPRSALILGLLGLLPFLLGAVINLGWLTTGMSGPNAGGYWQIIPADGRVMMIRYGTIILAFMSGILWGFATRATGTMQASGYVLSVIPALWAFFMISGGPVSMASNLLIGFLGLLILDWHFWRYELAPPWWMHLRVLLTVVVVACLLTVVF is encoded by the coding sequence ATGAGGCATATTCCCCGCTCTGCCCTGATCCTTGGCCTGCTGGGCCTGCTGCCCTTCCTGTTGGGCGCAGTGATCAATCTTGGCTGGCTGACGACCGGCATGAGTGGCCCAAACGCGGGCGGATACTGGCAGATCATCCCTGCTGACGGGCGGGTAATGATGATCCGCTATGGCACGATCATCCTTGCATTCATGTCCGGCATTCTTTGGGGGTTTGCCACACGGGCAACCGGAACAATGCAGGCCTCGGGCTATGTTTTGTCAGTGATTCCCGCACTTTGGGCGTTTTTCATGATCAGCGGCGGGCCGGTCAGCATGGCGTCAAACCTGCTGATCGGCTTTCTCGGGCTGCTGATTCTGGATTGGCATTTCTGGCGTTACGAATTGGCCCCTCCGTGGTGGATGCATTTGCGGGTGCTGCTGACCGTGGTTGTCGTGGCTTGCCTGTTGACGGTGGTTTTCTGA
- a CDS encoding bifunctional (p)ppGpp synthetase/guanosine-3',5'-bis(diphosphate) 3'-pyrophosphohydrolase — translation MIPADDLIGLVRSYNPATNEALVRAAYDFGRDMHEGQFRHSGEPYFSHPIAVAAILAEQQMDDATIITALLHDTIEDTKASFATVEAKFGREIAELVDGVTKLTNLQLNSAQTKQAENFRKLFMATSRDLRVTLVKLADRLHNMRTIKSMREDKQAQKARETMDIYAPLAGRMGMQWMREELEDLAFRVLNPEGRNSIIRRFITLQRETGDVIEKITADMRHELDKAGLTAEVTGRAKRPYSIWRKMQEKDQGFSRLSDIYGFRVITETEADCYRVLGAVHQRWRAVPGRFKDYISQPKSNGYRSIHTTVSGRDGKRVEVQIRTREMHEVAETGVAAHWSYRNGELVENRFAVDPARWIASLTERLGEGYEDDHDEFLETVKLEMYQDQVFCFTPKGEVIKLPRGATPIDFAYAIHTRIGSACVGAKVDGLRVPLWTRLKNGQSVEIITAEGQTPQATWIDIAVTGRAKTAIRRSLREEDRERFIKLGRELARVAFENVGKKSTDKALATAAKALAVESVEEMLALLGSAEMTAREVVNAIYPDLAELPQDEVDQRRAVVGLSPDQLYRRGACCQPVPGERIVGITFRGQGVVVHAIDCEVLAQYEEQPERWIDLHWQEGTHPARNSVSLDLVITNDAGVLGRICTLIGEQNANISDLIFVDRKPDYYRLLLDVELRDAEHLHRVMTALEAESNVSSIGRHRDPARTVAPLADNARDGH, via the coding sequence ATGATCCCAGCAGATGACCTGATCGGACTGGTCCGCAGCTACAACCCCGCAACAAACGAGGCGCTGGTCCGCGCCGCCTACGATTTTGGCCGCGACATGCACGAGGGGCAGTTTCGCCATTCGGGCGAGCCCTACTTTTCCCATCCCATTGCCGTTGCCGCCATTCTGGCCGAGCAGCAGATGGATGATGCCACGATCATCACCGCCCTGCTGCACGACACGATCGAAGACACCAAGGCGTCATTCGCGACCGTCGAGGCCAAGTTTGGCCGCGAGATTGCCGAACTGGTCGATGGTGTCACCAAGCTGACCAACCTCCAACTGAATTCGGCCCAGACCAAACAGGCTGAAAACTTCCGCAAGCTGTTCATGGCCACGAGCCGCGATTTGCGGGTGACGCTGGTCAAGCTGGCCGACCGTCTGCACAATATGCGCACGATCAAATCCATGCGCGAGGACAAGCAAGCGCAGAAGGCCCGCGAGACAATGGATATCTATGCCCCGCTTGCCGGACGCATGGGGATGCAGTGGATGCGCGAGGAGTTGGAGGATCTGGCGTTCCGTGTCCTCAACCCCGAAGGGCGCAATTCGATCATCCGCCGCTTTATCACGCTGCAGCGCGAAACCGGTGATGTGATCGAAAAGATCACGGCCGACATGCGCCATGAATTGGACAAGGCCGGCCTTACCGCCGAGGTCACGGGCCGCGCCAAGCGCCCCTATTCAATCTGGCGCAAGATGCAGGAAAAGGATCAGGGGTTCTCGCGCCTGTCCGACATCTATGGCTTTCGCGTGATCACCGAGACCGAGGCCGATTGTTATCGCGTTCTGGGGGCCGTGCATCAGCGTTGGCGTGCGGTGCCGGGCCGGTTCAAGGATTACATCAGCCAGCCGAAATCGAACGGCTATCGCAGCATCCACACCACCGTATCCGGCCGCGATGGCAAGCGCGTCGAGGTGCAGATCCGCACGCGCGAGATGCATGAGGTGGCCGAAACCGGTGTGGCCGCCCATTGGTCCTATCGCAATGGTGAACTGGTCGAAAACCGCTTTGCCGTTGATCCGGCGCGCTGGATTGCATCGCTGACCGAGCGTCTGGGCGAAGGCTATGAGGACGATCACGACGAATTTCTCGAGACGGTCAAGCTCGAGATGTATCAAGATCAGGTGTTCTGCTTTACCCCCAAGGGCGAAGTGATCAAACTGCCGCGGGGTGCCACCCCGATTGATTTCGCCTATGCGATCCATACCCGCATCGGCAGCGCTTGCGTCGGCGCCAAGGTCGATGGGTTGCGCGTACCGCTGTGGACCCGCCTCAAGAATGGCCAGTCCGTTGAAATCATCACCGCCGAGGGGCAAACGCCGCAGGCCACTTGGATCGACATCGCCGTTACAGGCCGTGCGAAAACCGCGATCCGGCGCAGTCTGCGCGAGGAAGACCGCGAAAGGTTCATCAAGCTTGGCCGCGAATTGGCCCGCGTGGCATTTGAAAACGTTGGCAAGAAAAGCACCGACAAAGCGTTGGCGACTGCCGCCAAGGCGCTGGCGGTTGAATCGGTCGAAGAAATGTTGGCCCTGCTGGGCAGTGCTGAAATGACCGCACGTGAGGTCGTCAATGCCATCTATCCCGATCTGGCGGAACTGCCACAAGACGAGGTGGACCAGCGCCGTGCGGTTGTCGGTCTGTCACCTGATCAGCTTTATCGCCGCGGTGCATGCTGCCAGCCAGTGCCGGGAGAACGTATTGTCGGGATCACCTTTCGCGGGCAGGGCGTTGTCGTGCACGCGATTGATTGCGAAGTGCTGGCCCAATACGAAGAACAGCCCGAACGCTGGATCGATCTGCATTGGCAAGAGGGCACGCACCCGGCGCGCAATTCCGTCAGCCTTGATCTGGTGATCACCAATGACGCCGGTGTGCTGGGCCGTATCTGCACGCTGATCGGCGAACAGAACGCCAATATCTCGGACCTGATTTTTGTTGATCGCAAGCCGGATTATTATCGCCTGCTGCTTGATGTCGAACTGCGCGATGCGGAACATTTGCACCGCGTCATGACCGCGCTCGAGGCTGAAAGTAACGTGTCGTCCATCGGGCGGCACCGCGATCCGGCGCGCACCGTGGCCCCCTTGGCAGACAATGCGCGGGACGGGCATTAA
- a CDS encoding cytochrome c, which produces MNRILIVAAGGVSIAIAIGAFLVAGQGGADSNGGLPYDDAAAVARGAAIYEASCAACHGANLEGQAEWRTARTPEGRALAPPHDEDGHTWHHPDEQLIEITKVGTAAVVGNGYESDMSGFGDVLTDTEIREVLGYIKSNWPAEVIAQHNLINER; this is translated from the coding sequence ATGAACAGGATTCTCATTGTAGCTGCGGGCGGCGTTTCAATTGCGATTGCGATTGGCGCTTTTTTGGTCGCCGGACAGGGTGGCGCTGACTCGAATGGGGGATTGCCCTACGATGATGCGGCCGCCGTCGCGCGCGGCGCTGCCATCTATGAGGCCAGCTGTGCGGCATGCCACGGTGCCAATCTTGAGGGGCAGGCCGAGTGGCGCACGGCCCGCACGCCCGAAGGTCGCGCGCTTGCCCCGCCCCATGACGAAGACGGCCATACCTGGCACCACCCCGACGAGCAACTGATCGAAATCACCAAAGTGGGCACGGCAGCTGTGGTCGGGAATGGCTATGAAAGCGATATGAGCGGGTTTGGTGACGTGCTGACCGACACGGAAATCCGCGAGGTTCTGGGCTATATCAAAAGCAACTGGCCCGCCGAGGTTATCGCCCAGCACAACCTGATCAACGAGCGGTGA
- the folK gene encoding 2-amino-4-hydroxy-6-hydroxymethyldihydropteridine diphosphokinase yields the protein MLQPHERDTALIAIGANLARADETLQTTILESVTDIAQALGPITGKSRLFRTPCFPAGAGPDYVNAAVAVRTLLQPSEILRELHGIERKYGRERQQRWASRTLDLDLIAVRDVVSPNAQMQTEWRTLDAKSQARTAPEQLILPHPRLQDRAFVLVPLADIAPDWVHPLLGLTVAQMLANLPAQDVAQVVALA from the coding sequence ATGCTGCAACCCCATGAGCGAGACACTGCCTTGATTGCCATCGGTGCAAATCTGGCGCGTGCGGACGAGACGCTGCAGACCACAATCCTTGAGAGTGTGACCGACATTGCGCAAGCCTTGGGGCCGATCACGGGGAAAAGTCGGCTGTTTCGCACCCCTTGTTTTCCCGCAGGTGCAGGCCCGGATTATGTAAATGCGGCCGTGGCTGTGAGGACGTTATTGCAACCTTCTGAAATATTGCGGGAATTACATGGCATTGAACGCAAATACGGGCGCGAACGGCAACAACGCTGGGCCAGCCGCACCCTTGATCTGGACCTGATCGCGGTTCGTGACGTTGTGTCACCAAATGCGCAAATGCAGACCGAGTGGCGCACGCTTGATGCAAAGTCGCAAGCACGGACCGCACCGGAGCAGTTGATTCTCCCGCATCCGCGGCTTCAGGATCGCGCGTTTGTGTTGGTTCCACTGGCCGATATTGCCCCCGATTGGGTGCATCCGCTGTTGGGGCTGACAGTTGCGCAGATGCTGGCTAATCTTCCCGCACAAGACGTCGCGCAGGTGGTCGCGCTGGCGTGA
- a CDS encoding Gfo/Idh/MocA family oxidoreductase, producing MELLMPVSSASKRVGVAWAGAGMIAKPHFGLSALMDAAQLKAIVATPPNVRHGVISVLATAGKRGPLEKPVGRSVKEAQAVVEICENAGDAVVVFQ from the coding sequence TTGGAACTACTGATGCCGGTCTCGAGCGCATCAAAACGCGTGGGCGTGGCATGGGCTGGCGCAGGCATGATCGCAAAACCACATTTCGGCCTTTCTGCGCTCATGGATGCGGCCCAGCTCAAGGCAATCGTTGCCACACCGCCAAACGTCCGGCATGGCGTCATTTCAGTGCTGGCTACAGCAGGCAAACGTGGTCCGCTGGAAAAACCGGTCGGGCGCAGCGTCAAAGAAGCGCAAGCGGTTGTGGAGATTTGTGAAAATGCAGGTGACGCGGTGGTAGTATTTCAATAA
- the rpoZ gene encoding DNA-directed RNA polymerase subunit omega, which translates to MARVTVEDCVDKVPNRFELVMLAAHRAREISAGGALTVPRDNDKNPVVSLREIAEETQKADDLRERMIEANQTQIEVDMPEEDAMALLMGAGGGEADKPADDDMSEEKLLRALMEAQEPK; encoded by the coding sequence ATGGCCCGCGTTACCGTAGAAGATTGCGTCGACAAAGTTCCCAACCGCTTTGAGCTGGTGATGCTTGCCGCGCATCGTGCCCGTGAAATTTCCGCCGGTGGCGCGCTGACAGTGCCCCGCGACAACGACAAGAACCCTGTTGTTTCCCTGCGCGAGATCGCCGAAGAAACCCAGAAAGCCGACGATCTGCGCGAGCGTATGATCGAAGCCAACCAGACCCAGATCGAGGTTGATATGCCTGAAGAAGACGCGATGGCGTTGCTGATGGGTGCCGGTGGCGGCGAGGCGGACAAACCCGCTGACGATGACATGTCAGAAGAGAAATTGCTGCGCGCCCTGATGGAAGCGCAGGAGCCCAAGTAA
- the manD gene encoding D-mannonate dehydratase ManD codes for MKITDAKVFVGGPGKNYVTLKIMTDQGIYGLGDATLNNRETLPAAYLRDYLIPNLIGMDPRQSEDIWQFLYRGAYFRRGPIAMAALGAIDMALWDIKGKLANMPLYQLFGGKSREGALVYAHAAGADLPDLMDSVARYLDQGYRAVRVQCGIPGMPTASYAVPDQKGADKDFITDFSGIIPKTEVWDTDHYMRYMPGALADIRDRFGPELKILHDVHHRLLPREAAEFAKAVEPVGLYWLEDPTPAEDQDALRLVRQHSTTPIAIGEVFNSIWDCNKLIEDELIDFIRVAVTYAGGITPVKRIVDLAALHHVRTGFHGAPSHSPVSMAAQHHLNAWAPNFGIQEYLVLATAECGALFPSDHVMEDGMVFVSDAPGLGVDFDEIEAEKYEYKAGSHPIVRLQDGTAWNY; via the coding sequence ATGAAAATTACCGACGCAAAAGTCTTTGTCGGCGGCCCGGGGAAGAATTACGTCACGCTCAAGATCATGACCGATCAGGGCATCTATGGCCTTGGCGATGCCACGCTGAACAATCGCGAAACGCTGCCTGCGGCCTATCTTCGGGATTACCTGATCCCCAACTTGATTGGCATGGACCCTCGCCAAAGCGAAGACATCTGGCAGTTCCTGTATCGCGGTGCCTACTTCAGGCGCGGCCCTATCGCCATGGCCGCGCTCGGTGCCATCGACATGGCCCTTTGGGACATCAAGGGCAAGCTGGCGAACATGCCGCTTTACCAGCTCTTTGGCGGCAAAAGCCGCGAAGGAGCCTTGGTCTACGCCCATGCCGCAGGTGCTGATCTGCCTGATCTGATGGATTCAGTCGCGCGGTATCTGGACCAAGGCTATAGGGCAGTGCGGGTGCAATGCGGTATCCCGGGGATGCCAACGGCGAGCTACGCAGTGCCTGATCAGAAGGGCGCAGACAAGGATTTCATCACAGATTTTAGTGGCATTATCCCCAAGACCGAAGTCTGGGACACCGATCACTATATGCGGTACATGCCCGGCGCGCTCGCCGACATTCGCGACAGGTTCGGGCCAGAGCTTAAGATTCTCCATGACGTTCACCACCGCTTGCTGCCCCGCGAGGCGGCGGAATTTGCGAAAGCCGTCGAACCCGTGGGCCTCTATTGGCTAGAGGACCCAACGCCGGCCGAGGATCAGGACGCATTGCGTCTTGTGCGCCAGCATTCGACGACGCCAATCGCCATCGGCGAAGTTTTCAATTCGATCTGGGATTGCAACAAACTGATTGAAGACGAGTTGATCGATTTCATTCGTGTCGCGGTGACCTATGCGGGCGGAATTACCCCTGTGAAACGCATCGTCGATTTGGCGGCGCTGCATCACGTGCGCACCGGCTTTCACGGCGCACCAAGTCATTCACCTGTGTCTATGGCCGCGCAACATCACCTCAACGCTTGGGCTCCAAATTTTGGCATTCAGGAATATCTTGTTTTGGCTACTGCGGAATGCGGCGCATTGTTCCCGTCCGATCATGTCATGGAAGATGGGATGGTTTTTGTCAGCGACGCACCGGGCCTTGGCGTCGATTTCGACGAAATTGAAGCCGAAAAATATGAATACAAAGCGGGCAGTCACCCAATTGTCCGGCTTCAGGACGGAACGGCTTGGAACTACTGA
- a CDS encoding DUF2062 domain-containing protein has translation MVFKRRDRRPVWQVIFEVIYPRGGWSRAFNYVKHRVRRLPDTPEKISRGIWAGVFTTFTPFYGLHFVVAAIIAKLMRGNILAALMSTFFGNPLTYLPIAVASLQAGHFLLGTRPDRDIHESLGGKFVGAGRDLWHNFKAIFTPEQMDWQRLRIFFDEVFFPYMIGGIIPGIIAATIAYYISVPLIRAYQNRRRKVLRNKLAQLKKNIETDGSGQ, from the coding sequence ATGGTGTTCAAGCGTCGGGACAGACGACCGGTCTGGCAAGTCATTTTTGAAGTCATCTATCCACGCGGTGGCTGGTCACGGGCGTTCAACTACGTCAAGCACCGGGTGCGCCGCCTGCCCGACACCCCCGAGAAAATCTCGCGCGGGATATGGGCTGGTGTTTTCACGACCTTTACACCGTTCTATGGGCTGCATTTCGTCGTTGCTGCGATCATTGCCAAACTGATGCGTGGAAATATCCTCGCCGCCTTGATGAGCACGTTTTTCGGCAATCCGCTGACCTACCTGCCGATCGCTGTGGCATCGCTTCAGGCCGGGCATTTCTTGCTGGGCACGCGCCCCGACCGCGATATTCACGAAAGCCTTGGCGGCAAGTTTGTCGGTGCAGGGCGCGACCTTTGGCATAATTTCAAGGCGATCTTTACGCCCGAACAGATGGATTGGCAGCGCCTGCGCATCTTTTTTGACGAGGTGTTCTTTCCCTATATGATCGGCGGCATAATCCCGGGCATCATCGCGGCAACCATCGCCTATTACATCAGCGTCCCGTTGATCCGCGCCTACCAGAACCGGCGCCGCAAGGTGCTGCGCAACAAGTTGGCACAACTCAAGAAAAACATCGAAACTGACGGCTCGGGCCAGTAG